The Halobacterium litoreum genome includes a region encoding these proteins:
- a CDS encoding ribosome assembly factor SBDS — MISLDEAVTARLETHGERFEVLVDPDAALEIKRGEFEGELEDVIAARDVFENASRGDRPAEEDLEEVFGTTDPMEIIPEVIERGEIQITAEQREEMQERKKRKLINTISRNAINPQMDDAPHPPERIESALEEAGFTVDPMEPAEQQVDDALDALRPVIPIRFEEVTVAVSLPADYAGSGQAKLREFGELEREEWQADGSWVGVLTFPAGMQNDFYERVNEVSSGEGETQIIKDKDDLKTR; from the coding sequence ATGATTTCACTCGACGAGGCCGTGACGGCGCGCCTCGAGACACACGGCGAGCGCTTCGAGGTGCTCGTGGACCCGGACGCGGCACTCGAAATCAAACGCGGCGAGTTCGAGGGCGAACTGGAGGACGTCATCGCCGCCCGCGACGTGTTCGAGAACGCGTCGCGGGGCGACCGACCCGCCGAGGAGGACCTAGAGGAGGTGTTCGGGACGACCGACCCGATGGAGATCATTCCGGAGGTCATCGAGCGCGGGGAGATTCAGATTACGGCCGAGCAACGCGAGGAGATGCAAGAGCGCAAGAAGCGCAAACTCATCAACACCATCTCGCGGAACGCCATCAACCCCCAGATGGACGACGCGCCCCACCCGCCCGAGCGCATCGAGAGCGCGCTCGAGGAGGCCGGCTTCACGGTCGACCCGATGGAGCCCGCCGAACAGCAGGTCGACGACGCGCTCGACGCGCTCCGGCCCGTGATTCCGATTCGCTTCGAGGAGGTCACCGTCGCCGTCTCGCTGCCGGCGGACTACGCGGGCAGCGGACAGGCGAAACTCCGCGAGTTCGGCGAGTTAGAGCGCGAGGAGTGGCAGGCCGACGGCTCGTGGGTGGGCGTGTTGACGTTCCCCGCGGGGATGCAAAACGACTTCTACGAGCGCGTGAACGAGGTGTCCTCCGGCGAGGGCGAGACGCAGATAATCAAGGACAAGGACGACCTGAAGACGCGCTAA
- a CDS encoding FUN14 domain-containing protein gives MVDVNLTSLGLEFGGGAGIGAIIGFAAKKVAKLIAVLVGLELALFKFLESRGIITVDWERLTAGMVDATQMGANGAPPSWVNTLLSTLSVSAGFTGGFLLGFRRG, from the coding sequence ATGGTAGACGTCAATCTGACCTCTCTCGGCCTCGAGTTCGGTGGTGGCGCCGGCATCGGAGCCATCATCGGGTTCGCGGCGAAGAAGGTCGCGAAACTCATCGCGGTGCTGGTCGGCCTCGAGCTCGCGCTGTTCAAGTTCCTCGAATCCCGGGGCATCATCACCGTCGACTGGGAGCGACTCACCGCCGGGATGGTCGACGCCACTCAGATGGGCGCGAACGGCGCACCGCCGTCGTGGGTGAACACGCTCCTCTCGACGCTCTCCGTGAGCGCCGGCTTCACGGGCGGGTTCCTGCTCGGCTTCCGGCGCGGATAG